CTGGGCGCCGGTGACTGCAACGTCGATGCCCCACCTGTCCGCCTCGACGAGATCGCCGCCTGCGGACGTAATGCAGTCCAGCACGAACAGCGCGTTATACTTCTTTGCCAGCTTACCGATCTCTTCGGCGGGGTTCTTGACACCGGCCGAAGTCTCGTTGTGGACCATCGTAACGACTTTCGCTCCCTTCGAAAGAGCGTCCTCGACCTTCGTCAGGTCGACGGGGTTGCCCCATTCGAACTCGAGGCTCGTGACCTCGCCGTACCGGCCGGCGATGTCCCTGAAACGCTCGCCGAACTTGCCGTTGACGATCGAGACGACCTTATCGCCCTTTACCAGGTTCG
Above is a window of Methanocella sp. DNA encoding:
- a CDS encoding alanine--glyoxylate aminotransferase family protein; this translates as MANEPLLMIPGPVMLHPRILQAMSKQMINHRDKAFSDMYDECRSTLQYVLNTKNDTYVLTGSGSCAMEAAISNLVKGDKVVSIVNGKFGERFRDIAGRYGEVTSLEFEWGNPVDLTKVEDALSKGAKVVTMVHNETSAGVKNPAEEIGKLAKKYNALFVLDCITSAGGDLVEADRWGIDVAVTGAQKCLGAPSGLASVSVSQKAWDSMVKSPPYYMDLKKYKKSA